In Dehalococcoidia bacterium, the following are encoded in one genomic region:
- a CDS encoding prepilin-type N-terminal cleavage/methylation domain-containing protein: MKRIKNLGLMRPGGKRGFTLIELLIVLIIISILASIVVLSAGGIADRARQIAYDEVRSQIQNAVIVHLISSASFPVTGTTINIDGDPYNIIDICALTGPEGLLTKVPTGCWQGTAEDDDNCAGSGNASCTGCETEAHYTWAIGTRGEVISVCKNTDANGGGCSSDASDDYQGVWP, encoded by the coding sequence ATGAAACGTATAAAGAATTTAGGGCTCATGCGCCCTGGCGGCAAGCGTGGCTTCACCCTGATAGAACTCCTGATCGTGCTGATAATAATATCCATCCTCGCCAGTATAGTAGTCCTATCCGCTGGTGGTATAGCCGACCGGGCCCGTCAAATCGCTTACGACGAGGTCAGGTCTCAAATACAGAACGCAGTCATCGTCCACCTGATTTCATCTGCGAGTTTCCCCGTAACCGGCACTACAATTAATATAGATGGGGACCCCTACAACATCATTGACATCTGCGCGCTGACCGGCCCAGAGGGACTACTAACAAAGGTGCCTACCGGTTGCTGGCAGGGTACCGCTGAGGACGACGACAACTGCGCTGGGTCGGGAAATGCAAGTTGCACCGGCTGTGAGACTGAGGCGCACTACACTTGGGCTATCGGAACCAGGGGAGAGGTGATCTCCGTGTGCAAAAATACCGATGCCAATGGTGGCGGTTGCAGCAGCGATGCGTCTGATGACTACCAGGGTGTTTGGCCGTAA
- a CDS encoding epoxyqueuosine reductase QueH: MNQILLHCCCGPCATYTVNRLREEGFQVTAFWYNPNIHPFTEHRSRLEAMRTLAQLVELPLIATEGYDMIAYFRAVVGHEDERCGDCFKMRLRRTAAVAREKGFTSFTTTLLISLYQKHELLREVGETAAKEQGIDFHYEDFRTGFRESQRLSRELNLYHQKYCGCVYSEWERFGKPTR; this comes from the coding sequence ATGAACCAAATCCTGCTTCATTGCTGCTGCGGCCCCTGTGCCACCTATACGGTGAACCGGCTCAGGGAAGAGGGGTTTCAGGTAACCGCTTTCTGGTACAACCCCAACATCCACCCCTTCACCGAGCACCGTAGTCGCCTGGAGGCGATGCGCACTCTGGCACAGTTAGTGGAGCTACCGCTCATCGCTACAGAGGGCTACGATATGATCGCCTACTTCCGGGCGGTGGTGGGACACGAGGATGAGCGCTGCGGAGACTGCTTTAAGATGCGCCTCAGAAGGACCGCCGCAGTTGCCCGCGAGAAGGGTTTTACCAGCTTCACCACCACGCTGCTGATCAGCCTCTATCAGAAGCATGAGCTGCTGCGCGAGGTCGGTGAAACGGCGGCGAAAGAGCAGGGCATCGATTTTCACTACGAGGATTTTCGAACTGGCTTCAGGGAAAGCCAGCGCCTATCGAGGGAGCTGAATCTATACCACCAGAAGTACTGCGGCTGCGTCTATAGCGAGTGGGAACGCTTCGGAAAACCCACCCGCTAA
- the ruvB gene encoding Holliday junction branch migration DNA helicase RuvB, producing the protein MSSQDGTERVVSGKPKEEDVSLDTTLRPKRITDFLGQEKVKDNLKIAIAAAQGRGEPLDHILLYGPPGLGKTTLANIIAAEMRVNIRTTSGPAVERTGDIAAIITSLKENDVLFIDEIHRLNRAVEEKLYPTMEDFVLDLILGKGPGARNLRLNLPRFTLIGATTRFAMLSPPLRDRFGVVYRLDFYDEESIAAIIRRSARIMGIEAEEGGISEIARRSRGTPRVANRLLRRVRDYAQVIAEGVITQKVSLEALSRLEVDKLGLDELDHKVLLTIIQKFDGGPVGLDTIAASISEEADTIMDVYEPYLLQLGFLERTPRGRAVTRHAYEHLGLPYKQPPQLGLFEQT; encoded by the coding sequence ATGTCTTCACAAGATGGCACGGAGCGAGTTGTATCGGGGAAGCCCAAGGAGGAGGATGTCTCCCTGGATACCACCCTACGCCCCAAGCGTATTACCGATTTTCTAGGGCAGGAGAAGGTAAAGGATAACCTGAAGATCGCCATCGCCGCCGCCCAGGGCAGAGGTGAACCACTGGATCATATCCTGCTATACGGACCCCCGGGCCTGGGTAAAACCACGCTGGCCAACATCATCGCCGCCGAGATGAGGGTGAACATCAGGACCACCTCAGGACCCGCGGTAGAGCGCACCGGAGATATCGCCGCCATCATCACCAGCCTCAAAGAGAACGATGTCTTATTCATTGACGAGATCCACCGCCTCAACCGGGCGGTGGAGGAGAAACTCTACCCCACGATGGAGGACTTCGTGCTTGACCTCATCCTGGGCAAGGGGCCGGGGGCAAGGAACCTGCGACTCAATCTGCCCAGATTCACCCTGATCGGGGCCACTACTCGCTTCGCCATGCTCAGTCCACCGCTCAGGGACAGGTTTGGAGTGGTCTATCGACTCGATTTCTACGATGAGGAGTCCATTGCAGCAATAATCAGGCGCTCGGCGCGCATAATGGGGATCGAGGCCGAGGAGGGTGGCATCAGTGAGATAGCACGACGCTCCCGAGGCACACCCAGGGTGGCGAATCGCCTGCTCAGGAGGGTCAGGGACTACGCCCAGGTGATAGCGGAGGGGGTGATCACCCAGAAGGTGTCTCTCGAGGCACTATCCCGGCTTGAGGTGGACAAACTGGGGTTGGATGAACTGGACCACAAGGTACTGCTGACCATTATCCAGAAATTCGATGGCGGGCCGGTGGGGCTGGACACTATCGCCGCCTCCATAAGCGAGGAGGCCGATACTATTATGGATGTCTATGAGCCATACCTGTTGCAGTTGGGCTTTCTGGAGCGAACCCCCAGGGGAAGGGCGGTGACCCGCCACGCATATGAGCACCTGGGGCTGCCCTACAAACAGCCACCACAGCTAGGCCTGTTCGAGCAAACATGA
- a CDS encoding methylmalonyl-CoA mutase family protein, with amino-acid sequence MPSKSKHEWQDTALAKALQKAPERQERFEFTSGTEVKALYAPEDLDGQDYSERIGYPGEYPFTRGIQPTMYRGRLWTMRQYAGFASAEESNERYRYLLEQGQTGLSIAFDLPTQIGYDSDHPLARGEIGKVGVAIDTLGDMEVLFQQIPLDRVSTSMTINSTAPVLLAMYIALAQKRGVDPAKLNGTIQNDILKEYVARGTYILPPRPSMRLITDIFKYCGEYVPRWNTISISGYHIREAGATAAQELAFTLANGIAYVQAAIDVGLDVDDFAGRLSFFFASHNNLFEEVAKFRAARRLWARIMKERFGAKDPRSWMLRFHTQTGGCTLTAQQPDNNVIRTTMQALAAVLGGTQSLHTNSRDEAYATPSEEAVTIALRTQQVLAYESGVADSVDPLAGSYFVESLTDTLEAEAMEYIERIDSMGGALAAIEQGFPQREIQESSYRYQKDIESEKRVVVGVNKFVSSYPKPSGLLRLDPEVAKRQKERLARVKQERNGDAVGAALKKLEGAARGTENTMPAFLECVAAYATIGEICDVLRGVFGEQREIAAF; translated from the coding sequence ATGCCGAGCAAAAGCAAGCATGAATGGCAGGATACGGCGCTGGCAAAGGCGCTACAAAAGGCCCCTGAGCGACAGGAGCGATTCGAGTTTACATCGGGAACAGAGGTTAAGGCCCTGTACGCCCCTGAGGACCTCGATGGGCAGGACTACAGTGAGCGCATTGGCTACCCTGGCGAGTACCCCTTCACCCGTGGCATCCAGCCTACTATGTATCGGGGAAGGCTTTGGACAATGCGGCAGTACGCCGGGTTTGCCTCCGCCGAGGAGTCAAACGAGCGATATCGCTATCTGCTGGAGCAGGGGCAAACCGGTCTGAGCATTGCCTTTGATCTTCCCACCCAGATCGGCTATGATTCCGACCATCCGCTTGCCCGGGGAGAGATCGGGAAGGTCGGTGTTGCCATCGACACGCTGGGTGATATGGAGGTGCTGTTTCAGCAGATCCCCCTGGATAGGGTGAGCACATCGATGACGATAAATTCCACTGCCCCTGTCCTGCTGGCGATGTATATTGCCCTGGCGCAAAAGCGGGGGGTTGACCCGGCGAAGCTCAATGGCACCATTCAGAACGATATACTGAAGGAGTATGTCGCTCGCGGTACTTATATATTGCCGCCCCGCCCCTCTATGAGGTTGATCACCGATATATTCAAATACTGCGGGGAGTATGTGCCGCGCTGGAACACCATCAGCATTAGTGGATACCACATCAGGGAGGCGGGGGCTACAGCAGCTCAAGAGCTGGCCTTCACCCTGGCCAATGGCATCGCCTATGTTCAGGCTGCCATTGACGTAGGGCTCGACGTGGATGACTTCGCCGGTAGGCTTTCCTTCTTCTTTGCCAGCCACAACAACCTGTTTGAGGAGGTAGCCAAGTTTCGGGCGGCTCGCCGCTTGTGGGCCAGGATCATGAAGGAGCGCTTCGGCGCTAAGGATCCCCGCTCCTGGATGTTGCGTTTTCATACCCAGACCGGTGGCTGCACTCTCACCGCACAGCAGCCCGATAATAATGTAATCCGCACCACGATGCAGGCGCTGGCCGCTGTCCTGGGGGGGACACAGTCGCTGCATACCAACTCCCGCGACGAGGCCTATGCCACGCCCAGCGAGGAGGCGGTAACCATTGCCCTGAGAACTCAGCAGGTGCTGGCCTATGAGAGCGGGGTTGCCGATAGCGTGGATCCGCTGGCGGGCTCGTATTTTGTGGAGTCGCTGACCGATACGCTGGAGGCGGAGGCGATGGAGTATATCGAGAGGATAGATAGTATGGGCGGCGCGCTGGCGGCCATCGAGCAGGGATTCCCGCAACGGGAGATTCAGGAAAGCTCATATCGCTATCAGAAGGATATCGAGAGCGAGAAGCGGGTCGTGGTCGGGGTTAACAAGTTCGTCTCCTCCTATCCCAAGCCGAGCGGTCTGCTTCGTCTCGATCCCGAAGTGGCGAAGCGGCAGAAGGAACGCCTGGCCCGGGTGAAACAGGAACGGAACGGCGATGCAGTGGGCGCTGCCCTGAAGAAGCTCGAAGGGGCTGCCCGCGGAACTGAGAATACCATGCCTGCCTTTCTGGAGTGCGTGGCAGCCTATGCTACCATTGGCGAGATATGCGATGTGCTGCGGGGTGTCTTCGGGGAGCAGCGGGAAATCGCTGCATTCTAG
- the mce gene encoding methylmalonyl-CoA epimerase: MLKKVDHIAIAVKSLYEALGVFDSVLGLKVEHIEDIPDQGVKAATVHVGDTSIEFLEPTDPQGGVAKFIERKGEGIHHICIEVDNIDEELKSLAAKGVELIDRHARDGLAGKIGFLHPRSTKGVLIELVEKV; the protein is encoded by the coding sequence GTGCTTAAGAAGGTTGATCATATAGCGATTGCGGTAAAGAGTCTCTATGAGGCGCTGGGGGTCTTTGACAGCGTCCTGGGGCTAAAGGTGGAGCATATCGAGGATATCCCCGACCAGGGGGTTAAGGCGGCAACTGTCCATGTGGGCGACACCAGTATCGAGTTTCTGGAGCCCACTGACCCCCAGGGGGGGGTGGCTAAATTCATTGAGAGGAAGGGGGAGGGCATTCATCATATCTGTATCGAGGTGGACAACATCGATGAGGAGCTCAAGTCACTGGCGGCAAAGGGCGTGGAGCTTATCGATAGGCATGCAAGAGATGGACTAGCTGGTAAGATCGGCTTCCTGCATCCCCGTTCAACCAAAGGGGTGCTCATCGAGCTGGTTGAGAAGGTCTGA
- a CDS encoding cobalamin B12-binding domain-containing protein: MAETIRVLISKPGLDGHDRGAKYVVRILRDAGMEVIYSGLRQTPEMIAETALQEDVDVVGLSILSGAHRDLLPAIMEQIKERGLDVTVVAGGIIPEDDIPLLEQIGVSAVFGPGTPSQEIVDYIRGAVVSEKA; this comes from the coding sequence ATGGCAGAAACCATCAGAGTGTTGATTAGCAAGCCGGGCCTGGATGGACACGACCGGGGAGCCAAGTACGTGGTGCGTATCCTGCGCGATGCAGGAATGGAGGTTATCTATAGTGGGCTTCGCCAGACACCGGAGATGATCGCTGAAACCGCCCTGCAGGAGGACGTGGATGTTGTGGGCCTCAGCATTCTTTCCGGTGCGCACCGGGACCTCCTCCCCGCCATTATGGAGCAGATCAAAGAGAGGGGGCTGGATGTCACCGTGGTTGCGGGTGGAATAATCCCGGAGGATGATATCCCCTTGCTTGAGCAGATAGGAGTTAGTGCCGTCTTCGGCCCCGGCACGCCATCGCAGGAGATTGTAGACTATATCAGGGGCGCTGTAGTGTCAGAGAAGGCGTGA
- the tgt gene encoding tRNA guanosine(34) transglycosylase Tgt, producing MSFELIKSCPRTGARAGMLTTHHGLVPTPAFIPVGSQATVKSLTPQEFSALGTNIVLGNTYHLYLRPGIAVIEKLGGLHRFMSWSGPLLTDSGGYQVLSLAHLRRVSDDGVLFRSHIDGSEHFITPELSIQFQEALGADIIMAFDECPPYTDDHNAVQEAVERTHLWAERCQRSRQRVDQALYGIVQGGAFMELRRHSANFLTASGFDGYAIGGLSIGEPKQVTYSIVEETVSLLPEDKPRYLMGVGSPEDLVAGVSMGIDIFDSALPTRIARNGGFFTRNGRKIIRNAHFRDRDIPLDEGCDCYTCQNFSTAYIHHLFRCEELLAYRLATIHNLRFIMRLMEEMRRSITNGSFPSFKDSFLASYRPTDEAVRLSQREKGMKWRGKKSGIDASNGDA from the coding sequence TTGAGCTTTGAGTTAATAAAATCCTGCCCCCGTACCGGGGCGCGCGCCGGCATGCTCACCACCCACCACGGCTTGGTGCCGACCCCTGCTTTCATTCCGGTGGGCAGCCAGGCAACGGTTAAATCCCTTACCCCCCAGGAGTTCTCCGCCCTGGGTACAAATATAGTTCTGGGGAACACCTACCATCTCTACCTCAGGCCCGGCATCGCGGTCATCGAGAAGCTGGGGGGTCTGCATCGCTTCATGAGCTGGTCCGGCCCCCTGCTTACCGATAGCGGAGGCTACCAGGTCCTCAGCCTGGCCCACCTGCGCCGGGTAAGCGACGATGGGGTGCTCTTCCGCTCCCATATCGATGGCAGCGAGCACTTCATCACCCCGGAGCTCTCCATACAGTTCCAGGAGGCGCTGGGTGCCGATATTATCATGGCCTTCGATGAGTGCCCCCCTTATACCGACGACCACAACGCGGTACAGGAGGCGGTAGAAAGAACCCATCTCTGGGCAGAGAGGTGCCAGAGGAGCAGGCAAAGGGTAGACCAAGCCCTCTACGGGATAGTTCAGGGAGGCGCCTTCATGGAGCTTCGCCGCCATTCAGCGAACTTCCTTACCGCCTCAGGCTTTGATGGCTATGCCATCGGGGGGCTGAGCATTGGCGAGCCCAAGCAGGTAACCTACTCTATCGTGGAGGAGACAGTATCACTGCTCCCCGAGGACAAGCCTCGCTATCTAATGGGTGTAGGCTCACCTGAGGACCTCGTCGCTGGCGTCTCGATGGGGATCGACATCTTCGATAGCGCCCTGCCCACCCGCATCGCCAGAAACGGAGGGTTCTTCACCCGTAACGGCAGGAAAATCATAAGGAACGCTCACTTCAGGGATCGTGACATCCCTCTGGATGAGGGGTGCGACTGCTATACCTGCCAAAACTTCTCCACAGCCTACATTCATCACCTTTTCCGCTGCGAGGAGCTTCTGGCCTACCGGCTCGCCACCATCCACAACCTGCGCTTTATAATGAGGCTTATGGAAGAGATGCGGAGGAGCATAACTAACGGGAGCTTCCCCTCATTTAAGGATTCATTCCTCGCCAGCTACCGGCCTACCGATGAAGCGGTGAGGCTATCCCAAAGAGAGAAGGGAATGAAGTGGCGGGGCAAAAAGTCTGGTATTGACGCTAGCAATGGAGATGCTTAA
- a CDS encoding acyl-CoA dehydrogenase family protein translates to MDFNLGEQEKMIQGTARDFAHKSVRPVAMEIDRKCEFPFELAGEMGSMGYFGLPYPPGYGGAGAGYIGYVLVIEQLCRIAMVAGAIIGVNSLAEESIFRYGSEEQKQRFLVPLTKGERLSSFAFTEAATGSDPRAIETRARPDGDDFIISGQKQFVALAPASQVAVVFARNEKDEKGRLSAFIVDTSSPGYNMRQPCETLGVRGLSPAVIYLDDVRVPRGNLLDEPAAGYGIMLEAISVGKLAVAAEAVGVGQGALELALNYAQDRKAHGNPIAELLSIKWLLAEMTSRVEASRWLTYRAASLRDGGGKIAKESATAKLFASQAAVEVTGMAMQVHGAYGYMKDMEIERLYRDAKLTEIYEGVSEIQRVIIADHLLQEKG, encoded by the coding sequence ATGGACTTTAATCTGGGCGAGCAAGAAAAAATGATCCAGGGCACTGCCAGGGACTTTGCCCATAAGTCGGTGAGGCCGGTGGCGATGGAGATCGATCGCAAGTGCGAGTTCCCCTTCGAGCTGGCCGGGGAGATGGGCAGCATGGGATACTTCGGGCTGCCCTATCCTCCCGGATACGGGGGCGCGGGCGCGGGGTACATCGGCTACGTACTGGTTATCGAGCAACTCTGCCGCATTGCCATGGTTGCCGGAGCCATTATCGGGGTAAACAGCCTGGCTGAGGAGAGCATCTTCCGCTACGGCAGCGAAGAGCAAAAGCAGAGATTCCTCGTTCCCCTTACTAAAGGAGAGAGGCTCTCCTCCTTCGCCTTCACCGAAGCGGCAACCGGCTCCGACCCCAGGGCCATCGAGACCCGGGCCCGACCCGATGGCGATGACTTCATCATCAGCGGTCAGAAGCAGTTTGTCGCTCTTGCCCCAGCGTCTCAGGTGGCGGTGGTCTTTGCCAGGAACGAAAAGGATGAAAAGGGGCGGTTGAGCGCCTTCATCGTAGATACTTCCTCCCCGGGATACAACATGCGACAACCCTGCGAGACCCTGGGGGTGAGGGGGCTCTCCCCTGCGGTGATTTACCTCGACGATGTTCGGGTGCCCAGGGGGAACCTGCTCGACGAGCCGGCCGCAGGTTATGGGATCATGCTGGAGGCGATAAGTGTGGGGAAACTGGCGGTGGCCGCCGAGGCGGTGGGGGTGGGACAGGGCGCCCTGGAGCTCGCCTTAAACTATGCGCAGGATAGGAAGGCCCATGGCAATCCCATAGCGGAGCTGCTCTCGATAAAGTGGCTGCTCGCCGAGATGACATCGCGAGTGGAGGCGTCACGGTGGCTGACCTATAGGGCAGCCTCTCTCCGCGACGGGGGAGGTAAAATAGCGAAGGAATCGGCAACAGCGAAGCTTTTCGCCTCTCAGGCAGCGGTCGAGGTTACCGGTATGGCGATGCAGGTCCATGGGGCTTACGGATACATGAAGGATATGGAGATCGAACGGCTGTATCGGGATGCCAAGCTTACCGAGATCTATGAAGGGGTCTCCGAGATACAGCGGGTAATCATTGCCGATCACCTCCTGCAGGAAAAGGGCTGA
- a CDS encoding UbiA family prenyltransferase has protein sequence MFIQSIQSRVTFKTMLNYIEVLKPRETVLLTFIGFCAAVIASGGQPPIDILLLATLAILLGSSGANGITNYLDREVDARMQRVSHRPLPSKRIFPAWKMLPLAIGLSVGALIIAWFLHPLCFLFGLLGITAASTWRKRITCAFPQGAVAGCSPVLIGYVAISHQLDLTILLLCILITLWTPLHVWSVMIANREDYRQAGITYFPISWEVKDAIKVLLLLAVLLLGSSISLYYFSDSGLGMPYLVAASILGTLTVFTTARLVLTGISHDAWRVYKLTAFPFLGILFLTMVLDLWLL, from the coding sequence GTGTTTATCCAGAGCATTCAATCAAGGGTGACATTCAAAACCATGCTTAACTATATCGAGGTGTTAAAGCCCCGCGAAACCGTCCTGCTCACCTTCATCGGCTTTTGCGCCGCGGTTATCGCTAGCGGGGGGCAACCACCAATAGATATACTCCTCCTCGCCACGCTGGCTATCCTCCTGGGGAGCAGCGGTGCCAACGGCATCACCAACTACCTCGACCGCGAGGTAGATGCCAGGATGCAGCGGGTCAGTCACCGCCCCCTCCCCTCAAAGAGGATATTCCCCGCCTGGAAGATGCTGCCACTGGCGATAGGTCTGTCGGTAGGCGCCCTGATTATAGCCTGGTTTCTCCACCCCCTCTGCTTTCTCTTCGGTTTATTAGGCATTACCGCCGCGTCAACATGGCGAAAGCGGATAACCTGCGCCTTTCCCCAGGGTGCAGTAGCCGGGTGCTCCCCGGTTCTAATCGGGTACGTGGCAATCAGCCACCAGCTGGATTTGACCATCCTGCTTCTCTGCATCCTGATCACGCTCTGGACCCCCCTTCACGTATGGAGCGTGATGATTGCCAATCGGGAGGACTATCGCCAGGCCGGGATCACCTACTTCCCCATCTCATGGGAGGTCAAGGATGCCATAAAGGTGCTCCTGCTACTCGCCGTGCTCCTCCTGGGGAGCTCCATCTCCCTCTACTACTTTAGCGATAGTGGTTTAGGCATGCCCTATCTGGTGGCGGCGAGCATCCTGGGGACACTGACGGTTTTTACCACCGCCCGCCTGGTGCTCACCGGCATTTCACACGATGCCTGGCGAGTCTATAAGCTAACCGCCTTCCCCTTTTTGGGCATCCTCTTCCTCACCATGGTCTTAGACCTCTGGCTACTATGA
- a CDS encoding chloride channel protein has product MIFQLGARLRQIPDFWRTSETTRGVTLIILVGFASGLGAVLFRWLILEFHTLFFDGGETAFGFLGKYYVIILPALGGLVVGLLIRFLAREAKGHGVPEVMLAVATQKGRIRPRVAAVKSLASAICIGSGGSAGREGPIVQIGSSIGSAVGQWFRLPEDWVRLLVACGAAGGIAATFNAPIAGIFFGLELILRRFTVRNFLFVGLSAIIAAAIATVFLGQSPTFTRIPPYIWSSGWELPLYILLGIAAAVVALGFVKTLYKCEDIFEAWRFPEYIKPAVGGLAVGLIGLYYPQLFGVGYDGMESAILGEFAIGLLVALCVLKIVATSFTLGSGGSGGVFAPSLFIGAMLGEVFGRGANALFPSIATEPGAFGLVGMGAVFAATAHAPITAILIIFEMTRDYTIILPLMLAVVISTYIARRMSRESIYTLKVLRRGGRIIEGEMDPLQSITVGEIMTHDFPTVSTEMPVTKLVRMLERTGHHGFPVVGKDGSLYGCVTLSDVEEGLKRNVPHQKVGDIATSNPVTAYPDQSVRDIMLRLGTMDVGRIPVVSRADPSQILGVLRRHDIIRAYNKAVADARKRGPG; this is encoded by the coding sequence TTGATTTTTCAACTGGGAGCGAGGCTGCGACAGATCCCCGATTTCTGGCGCACCTCGGAGACGACCCGAGGGGTCACCCTGATCATCCTGGTAGGGTTTGCCTCGGGACTGGGGGCGGTGCTCTTCAGATGGTTGATCTTAGAATTTCATACGCTCTTCTTCGATGGCGGTGAGACCGCATTCGGCTTCCTGGGTAAATACTATGTGATCATACTCCCCGCATTAGGGGGGCTGGTAGTCGGGCTCCTGATCCGTTTCCTCGCCCGCGAGGCTAAAGGGCATGGCGTCCCCGAGGTGATGCTGGCAGTTGCCACGCAAAAGGGGCGCATCAGGCCGCGGGTAGCCGCAGTCAAGTCACTGGCCTCTGCCATCTGCATCGGGAGCGGTGGTTCCGCCGGGCGCGAGGGTCCCATTGTCCAGATCGGCTCCTCCATAGGCTCAGCCGTGGGTCAATGGTTCCGCCTGCCTGAGGACTGGGTCAGGTTGCTGGTTGCCTGTGGGGCTGCAGGTGGAATCGCCGCTACCTTCAATGCCCCCATCGCCGGGATATTCTTCGGGCTGGAGCTGATCCTGCGCCGCTTCACCGTCCGCAACTTCCTATTCGTCGGACTCAGTGCCATCATCGCCGCTGCGATCGCCACTGTCTTCCTGGGTCAGAGTCCCACCTTCACCCGGATACCGCCATACATCTGGAGCAGCGGCTGGGAACTACCCCTTTATATCCTGCTGGGTATTGCCGCTGCCGTCGTCGCCCTGGGCTTCGTTAAGACCCTTTACAAGTGCGAAGATATTTTCGAGGCATGGCGCTTCCCCGAGTATATAAAACCCGCTGTCGGTGGTCTCGCCGTGGGCCTGATCGGGCTTTACTACCCCCAGCTCTTCGGTGTCGGCTATGACGGGATGGAGAGTGCCATCCTGGGCGAGTTTGCCATTGGCTTGCTCGTAGCGCTGTGCGTTCTCAAGATAGTGGCTACCTCCTTCACTCTCGGGAGCGGCGGCAGTGGTGGCGTATTTGCCCCATCGCTATTCATCGGGGCCATGCTCGGGGAGGTCTTTGGCAGGGGAGCTAACGCATTGTTTCCCTCAATAGCTACCGAACCCGGGGCCTTCGGGCTTGTGGGCATGGGAGCGGTGTTTGCCGCCACTGCCCATGCCCCCATAACAGCCATCCTCATCATTTTCGAGATGACCCGCGACTATACGATTATCCTGCCCTTGATGCTGGCAGTAGTAATCAGCACCTATATCGCACGGCGCATGAGCCGTGAATCCATCTACACGTTAAAGGTACTGAGGAGGGGCGGTAGGATTATTGAGGGGGAGATGGACCCGCTGCAGTCTATCACCGTAGGGGAAATAATGACTCATGATTTCCCCACTGTCTCAACAGAGATGCCGGTTACCAAGCTGGTGCGCATGCTGGAAAGAACAGGGCATCACGGCTTCCCTGTTGTGGGCAAGGATGGAAGCCTCTATGGCTGTGTTACCCTGAGCGATGTGGAGGAGGGCCTGAAAAGGAATGTTCCCCACCAAAAGGTGGGCGATATTGCCACCAGCAATCCGGTTACCGCCTACCCTGACCAGAGCGTGCGTGATATCATGTTGAGGTTAGGGACTATGGATGTGGGGCGGATACCTGTAGTGTCCAGAGCCGACCCCTCCCAGATACTGGGTGTACTGCGCAGACATGATATTATTAGGGCATACAACAAAGCAGTGGCCGATGCCAGAAAGAGAGGGCCGGGTTAA